In the genome of Drosophila yakuba strain Tai18E2 chromosome 3R, Prin_Dyak_Tai18E2_2.1, whole genome shotgun sequence, one region contains:
- the LOC6535606 gene encoding mitogen-activated protein kinase kinase kinase 4 isoform X1 gives MSNRRRVRTIDYLALQQSLRLQKTPATTNAEDQLAKAGEEANGNGHYSTVTAETPPPPPIPPIPPIRLRREQSVEEDVARVEYRVKQTPSRPVQMARSRIGALEEDMPPEDELAAHYEAFGTTPPRTRLKIKNRDWERKQKVVNVTASADLPASVGCTPKKTRTARSRVLRRNTMDCALLNEMFVNDENKRTDKRLQSLLRDSEREMKNSLATTAVAPPRGNSFHETAHPLESLDQIMPLNSEAMAPIPLRIASKVVESCNRYRCVSSRPIGYRSSAPPLAFAAQLPAGMLRSDGRATAGLGKRKEFHETFANLIKLGSVDRQDAKLSQEEHTWQTELKDLIWLELQAWQADRTVEQQDKYLFEARQGVSDLLTHIINYKFQPRYRREPSLISLDSGIHSDSNSNASSPLPNKMCQGCMSLYCKDCMDHQELALREVEGMLTRLEAAEALYPSSQAMGALHPIYKSQSFVGRIKSMCLWYNITKQNKLKLSILGKILARLQDEKFSWPVCTSSYIASDSGSSSASGVENDDSAVNSMDSSKPPSVAGSASRKGVTPCHKVQFMLNDATHVPGETSSSNESTSTEISQWSSECSHGHLRKGSMHDINIFSVEPLGTCSHNGTGEQSTGLYRKFIENVLKSRGLAKSLAFLHKLHNVALYKAHIALEKPGAEDLDYESDAESIEEDVPRLDPQISREQVVELRTYGYWSEEAQSINLPSYIPTFVFLSGIPLQFMHEFLRMRLETRPVRPNPLSLEQLMKELREGLTLALTHRERYQRHITTALVENEAELGSYISILNHYDATVRKTFELYLEYIDQLVLVAVPEGNQKSVLEKEWMFTKLISPMIKGMHTLASQKFCGIISKLLRSISERLVKRTVELDQQIDGTADTDDNEEVKWQLLTICRETQSLLTVERERSIKVLFFAKTFCRDVETTDFHREHYEHDVANQQHDFICSDVKAAFKLLQQDVLQVRNKLTAIIEGVQKRCCLSNMRDLDEQDKQAVLSRTREILHQGYKFGFEYHKDVIRLFEQKIMDQKDSGAHTVDLALGIVAYAKMWMHFVMERCERGRGVRPRWASQGLEFLILACDPQITQHLDDDEFESLKHQMDRCISHVVGITSEPEKVAKKKASPRTRKTSSPATSRSRTPTRTPMSAGMVLNPNTPPLQSPPYNKLLHPQFSLKEDLSGNSFSSVESSDYVDTPCQRSPNGELRLMVPQTPPTPASPGKRSLESTPLALRQERVRDAVNRLDMDLEDGLRERRLIGQVKSLNSSDKVHIRARSVHFRWHRGIKIGQGRFGKVYTAVNNNTGELMAMKEIAIQPGETRALKNVAEELKILEGIKHKNLVRYYGIEVHREELLIFMELCSEGTLESLVELTGNLPEALTRRFTAQLLSGVSELHKHGIVHRDIKTANIFLVDGSNSLKLGDFGSAVKIQAHTTVPGELQGYVGTQAYMAPEVFTKTNSDGHGRAADIWSVGCVVVEMASGKRPWAQFDSNFQIMFKVGMGEKPQAPESLSQEGHDFIDHCLQHDPKNRLTAVELLEHNFCKYGRDECSTEQLQMQVRGSFRRNVATSSS, from the exons ATGTCAAACAGGCGAAGAGTGCGAACAATTGATTATCTGGCCCTGCAGCAGAGTTTGCGTTTGCAAAAGACaccggcaacaacaaacgcAGAGGACCAGTTGGCCAAGGCGGGGGAGGAGGCGAACGGCAATGGGCATTATAGTACCGTTACAGCTGAAacaccacccccaccacccaTCCCGCCCATTCCGCCCATACGATTACGACGCGAGCAGAGCGTCGAGGAGGATGTTGCAAG AGTGGAGTACCGTGTGAAGCAGACGCCTTCGCGTCCAGTGCAGATGGCTCGGAGTCGAATTGGAGCTCTGGAAGAGGACATGCCCCCAGAGGATGAGTTGGCGGCGCACTATGAGGCGTTCGGGACCACTCCGCCACGTACCAGGCTCAAAATCAAGAACCGGGACTGGGAACGCAAACAAAAAGTGGTCAATGTGACGGC TTCCGCAGACCTACCAGCCAGTGTGGGTTGCACCCCCAAAAAGACCAGGACGGCCAGATCCCGCGTCCTGCGACGCAACACTATGGATTGCGCCCTGCTCAACGAGATGTTTGTCAACGATGAGAACAAGCGGACGGACAAGCGGTTGCAGTCTCTCCTTCGCGACTCGGAACGGGAGATGAAAAACTCGTTGGCCACAACGGCGGTGGCTCCTCCACGAGGAAATAGCTTCCACGAGACAGCTCATCCACTAGAGTCTCTGGACCAGATCATGCCGCTCAATTCGGAGGCGATGGCGCCGATTCCACTGCGAATCGCTTCCAAGGTGGTGGAGAGCTGCAATCGCTATCGCTGCGTTTCGTCACGGCCCATTGGCTATCGGTCCTCGGCGCCGCCGTTGGCTTTTGCTGCTCAACTTCCCGCTGGAATGTTAAGGAGTGATGGAAGAGCAACTGCTGGGTTGGGGAAAAGAAAGGAATTCCACGAGACGTTTGCCAATCTAATTAAGCTCGGTAGCGTAGACCGACAGGACGCGAAACTGTCACAGGAGGAGCATACCTGGCAGACTGAGCTGAAGGATCTTATCTGGCTGGAGCTGCAGGCCTGGCAAGCAGACAGAACTGTGGAGCAGCAGGACAAGTACCTTTTCGAAGCGCGACAGGGAGTCTCCGATCTGCTCACCCACATTATAAACTACAAGTTCCAGCCGCGTTATCGCCGCGAGCCGAGTCTGATCAGTCTGGATAGTGGCATTCATTCCGACAGCAACTCTAATGCCAGCT CTCCACTGCCCAACAAGATGTGCCAAGGTTGTATGTCGCTGTACTGCAAGGATTGCATGGATCATCAAGAGCTGGCGCTGCGAGAAGTAGAGGGTATGCTGACGCGCCTGGAAGCTGCAGAGGCACTATACCCTTCCTCACAGGCCATGGGAGCCCTGCATCCCATTTACAAATCACAGAGCTTTGTAGGTCGCATCAAGTCCATGTGCTTATGGTATAACATTACCAAGCAAAATAAGTTGAAGCTCAGTATTCTGGGAAAAATTCTGGCAAGACTGCAGGATGAGAAGTTCTCTTGGCCGGTATGCACTTCGTCCTACATCGCCTCCGACAGCGGTAGTTCATCAGCATCAGGTGTAGAAAACGATGACTCGGCTGTCAACTCAATGGATTCATCCAAGCCACCCAGTGTGGCCGGATCAGCCTCGCGGAAGGGTGTCACACCGTGCCACAAAGTGCAATTCATGCTAAACGACGCAACTCACGTTCCAGGCGAAACATCAAGTAGTAATGA ATCCACGTCCACGGAGATAAGCCAGTGGTCCAGTGAGTGCTCTCACGGCCATTTGCGCAAGGGATCCATGCACGACATCAACATTTTCAGTGTCGAGCCGTTGGGTACATGCAGTCACAATGGAACAGGAGAGCAATCTACTGGGCTGTATCGCAAGTTCATAGAAAATGTGCTCAAAAGTCGAGGACTGGCCAAGTCGCTGGCTTTTCTACACAAGCTGCACAACGTGGCATTGTACAAGGCGCACATTGCTCTAGAAAAACCCGGAGCTGAAGACTTAGATTATGAGTCAGATGCAGAGTCCATTGAAGAAGACGTACCAAGGCTAGATCCCCAAATCAGTCGCGAACAGGTTGTGGAGCTGCGCACCTACGGCTACTGGAGCGAGGAAGCCCAATCGATAAATCTGCCCTCGTACATTCCCACCTTTGTATTTCTGAGCGGAATTCCGTTGCAGTTCATGCATGAGTTTCTGCGCATGCGTCTCGAAACGAGACCCGTTCGGCCCAATCCACTGAGCCTTGAACAGTTGATGAAGGAGCTTAGGGAGGGCTTGACCCTCGCCTTGACCCATCGAGAGCGATACCAGCGGCACATAACCACGGCGCTGGTGGAGAATGAGGCGGAACTGGGCAGTTACATTAGCATTTTAAACCACTATGATGCTACGGTGCGAAAAACATTCGAGCTGTACCTGGAGTACATAGATCAACTTGTGTTGGTTGCCGTTCCGGAGGGCAACCAGAAGTCCGTCCTTGAGAAGGAGTGGATGTTTACCAAGCTTATCAGTCCCATGATAAAGGGCATGCACACGTTAGCATCTCAAAAGTTCTGTGGCATAATCAGCAAGCTTTTGCGTAGCATTTCCGAACGCCTGGTAAAGCGCACCGTTGAGCTAGATCAACAGATCGATGGCACAGCCGACACTGACGACAACGAGGAGGTTAAATGGCAATTGCTGACCATTTGCCGAGAGACTCAATCGCTGCTTACAGTCGAACGAGAGCGCTCTATTAAGGTGCTCTTCTTTGCCAAAACCTTCTGTCGCGACGTAGAGACGACAGATTTTCATCGCGAGCACTACGAACATGACGTGGCTAACCAGCAGCATGACTTCATCTGTTCGGACGTAAAGGCGGCGTTCAAGCTGTTGCAGCAGGACGTTTTGCAGGTGCGCAACAAGTTGACGGCAATAATTGAAGGCGTGCAAAAACGGTGCTGTTTGAGCAACATGCGAGATTTGGATGAACAGGACAAACAGGCTGTTCTATCGCGCACTCGGGAGATTTTGCATCAGGGATACAAATTTGGGTTCGAGTATCACAAGGATGTCATTCGGTTGTTCGAGCAGAAGATTATGGACCAAAAGGACAGCGGTGCTCACACGGTTGATCTAGCTTTAGGAATTGTCGCTTACGCTAAGATGTGGATGCATTTCGTAATGGAGCGCTGCGAGCGTGGGCGAGGAGTGCGTCCCCGTTGGGCCTCCCAGGGACTGGAGTTTTTGATTCTTGCCTGTGATCCGCAAATCACCCAACACTTGGACGATGACGAGTTTGAGTCGCTAAAGCATCAGATGGACCGCTGTATATCGCACGTGGTTGGTATCACCTCGGAACCCGAAAAGGTCGCCAAGAAAAAGGCGTCGCCTCGCACTCGCAAGACTTCTTCGCCGGCCACTTCGCGTTCACGGACACCAACACGGACTCCAATGTCCGCTGGCATGGTTCTTAATCCGAATACACCGCCACTGCAATCACCACCGTACAACAAGTTACTGCATCCGCAGTTCAGCTTAAAGGAGGATCTATCAGGAAACTCGTTCAGTTCCGTTGAGAGTTCAGACTATGTTGATACTCCGTGTCAAAGGAGTCCCAACGGCGAGCTGCGTCTTATGGTGCCCCAGACGCCTCCTACTCCAGCATCTCCTGGAAAGAGAAGTCTAGAAAGCACACCGCTGGCCTTGCGGCAGGAGCGAGTTAGAGATGCCGTTAACCGTTTGGATATGGATCTAGAGGACGGGCTGCGCGAACGGAGGTTGATTGGACAGGTCAAATCACTTAATTCCAGCGACAAGGTGCATATAAGGGCACGTAGCGTTCATTTCCGCTGGCATCGTGGTATTAAGATCGGGCAGGGACGATTCGGCAAGGTGTACACGGCGGTGAACAATAATACTGGAGAGCTAATGGCCATGAAAGAGATCGCAATCCAGCCGGGAGAGACGCGAGCGCTTAAGAACGTGGCCGAAGAGCTAAAGATCCTGGAAGGAATAAAGCACAAAAACCTGGTGCGCTACTATGGCATCGAGGTGCACCGCGAAGAGCTGCTTATTTTCATGGAGCTGTGCTCTGAGGGCACCCTGGAGTCGCTGGTGGAGCTGACTGGCAATCTGCCGGAGGCACTTACGCGCCGATTCACCGCCCAGCTGTTGTCGGGCGTGTCTGAGCTCCACAAGCATGGTATTGTGCATCGCGACATTAAGACTGCTAACATATTCCTTGTGGACGGCAGCAACAGCCTGAAACTAGGCGATTTCGGATCAGCAGTCAAGATCCAGGCGCACACCACTGTGCCCGGCGAGCTGCAGGGCTACGTCGGCACGCAGGCTTATATGGCGCCGGAGGTGTTCACAAAGACCAACAGCGATGGCCATGGCAGGGCCGCAGATATCTGGTCGGTGGGCTGTGTGGTTGTCGAGATGGCCTCGGGCAAG CGTCCCTGGGCCCAGTTTGATTCCAACTTCCAGATCATGTTCAAGGTGGGCATGGGCGAGAAGCCGCAGGCGCCGGAAAGCCTTTCCCAGGAGGGTCACGACTTCATCGATCATTGTCTGCAGCACGATCCCAAGAATCGTTTAACGGCAGTGGAACTGTTGGAGCACAATTTTTGCAAG TACGGTCGAGACGAGTGCAGCACCGAGCAGTTGCAGATGCAGGTGCGTGGCTCCTTTCGGCGGAACGTGGCGACCAGCAGCAGCTAA
- the LOC6535606 gene encoding mitogen-activated protein kinase kinase kinase 4 isoform X2 — protein sequence MRRKKVEYRVKQTPSRPVQMARSRIGALEEDMPPEDELAAHYEAFGTTPPRTRLKIKNRDWERKQKVVNVTASADLPASVGCTPKKTRTARSRVLRRNTMDCALLNEMFVNDENKRTDKRLQSLLRDSEREMKNSLATTAVAPPRGNSFHETAHPLESLDQIMPLNSEAMAPIPLRIASKVVESCNRYRCVSSRPIGYRSSAPPLAFAAQLPAGMLRSDGRATAGLGKRKEFHETFANLIKLGSVDRQDAKLSQEEHTWQTELKDLIWLELQAWQADRTVEQQDKYLFEARQGVSDLLTHIINYKFQPRYRREPSLISLDSGIHSDSNSNASSPLPNKMCQGCMSLYCKDCMDHQELALREVEGMLTRLEAAEALYPSSQAMGALHPIYKSQSFVGRIKSMCLWYNITKQNKLKLSILGKILARLQDEKFSWPVCTSSYIASDSGSSSASGVENDDSAVNSMDSSKPPSVAGSASRKGVTPCHKVQFMLNDATHVPGETSSSNESTSTEISQWSSECSHGHLRKGSMHDINIFSVEPLGTCSHNGTGEQSTGLYRKFIENVLKSRGLAKSLAFLHKLHNVALYKAHIALEKPGAEDLDYESDAESIEEDVPRLDPQISREQVVELRTYGYWSEEAQSINLPSYIPTFVFLSGIPLQFMHEFLRMRLETRPVRPNPLSLEQLMKELREGLTLALTHRERYQRHITTALVENEAELGSYISILNHYDATVRKTFELYLEYIDQLVLVAVPEGNQKSVLEKEWMFTKLISPMIKGMHTLASQKFCGIISKLLRSISERLVKRTVELDQQIDGTADTDDNEEVKWQLLTICRETQSLLTVERERSIKVLFFAKTFCRDVETTDFHREHYEHDVANQQHDFICSDVKAAFKLLQQDVLQVRNKLTAIIEGVQKRCCLSNMRDLDEQDKQAVLSRTREILHQGYKFGFEYHKDVIRLFEQKIMDQKDSGAHTVDLALGIVAYAKMWMHFVMERCERGRGVRPRWASQGLEFLILACDPQITQHLDDDEFESLKHQMDRCISHVVGITSEPEKVAKKKASPRTRKTSSPATSRSRTPTRTPMSAGMVLNPNTPPLQSPPYNKLLHPQFSLKEDLSGNSFSSVESSDYVDTPCQRSPNGELRLMVPQTPPTPASPGKRSLESTPLALRQERVRDAVNRLDMDLEDGLRERRLIGQVKSLNSSDKVHIRARSVHFRWHRGIKIGQGRFGKVYTAVNNNTGELMAMKEIAIQPGETRALKNVAEELKILEGIKHKNLVRYYGIEVHREELLIFMELCSEGTLESLVELTGNLPEALTRRFTAQLLSGVSELHKHGIVHRDIKTANIFLVDGSNSLKLGDFGSAVKIQAHTTVPGELQGYVGTQAYMAPEVFTKTNSDGHGRAADIWSVGCVVVEMASGKRPWAQFDSNFQIMFKVGMGEKPQAPESLSQEGHDFIDHCLQHDPKNRLTAVELLEHNFCKYGRDECSTEQLQMQVRGSFRRNVATSSS from the exons ATGCGTCGAAAGAA AGTGGAGTACCGTGTGAAGCAGACGCCTTCGCGTCCAGTGCAGATGGCTCGGAGTCGAATTGGAGCTCTGGAAGAGGACATGCCCCCAGAGGATGAGTTGGCGGCGCACTATGAGGCGTTCGGGACCACTCCGCCACGTACCAGGCTCAAAATCAAGAACCGGGACTGGGAACGCAAACAAAAAGTGGTCAATGTGACGGC TTCCGCAGACCTACCAGCCAGTGTGGGTTGCACCCCCAAAAAGACCAGGACGGCCAGATCCCGCGTCCTGCGACGCAACACTATGGATTGCGCCCTGCTCAACGAGATGTTTGTCAACGATGAGAACAAGCGGACGGACAAGCGGTTGCAGTCTCTCCTTCGCGACTCGGAACGGGAGATGAAAAACTCGTTGGCCACAACGGCGGTGGCTCCTCCACGAGGAAATAGCTTCCACGAGACAGCTCATCCACTAGAGTCTCTGGACCAGATCATGCCGCTCAATTCGGAGGCGATGGCGCCGATTCCACTGCGAATCGCTTCCAAGGTGGTGGAGAGCTGCAATCGCTATCGCTGCGTTTCGTCACGGCCCATTGGCTATCGGTCCTCGGCGCCGCCGTTGGCTTTTGCTGCTCAACTTCCCGCTGGAATGTTAAGGAGTGATGGAAGAGCAACTGCTGGGTTGGGGAAAAGAAAGGAATTCCACGAGACGTTTGCCAATCTAATTAAGCTCGGTAGCGTAGACCGACAGGACGCGAAACTGTCACAGGAGGAGCATACCTGGCAGACTGAGCTGAAGGATCTTATCTGGCTGGAGCTGCAGGCCTGGCAAGCAGACAGAACTGTGGAGCAGCAGGACAAGTACCTTTTCGAAGCGCGACAGGGAGTCTCCGATCTGCTCACCCACATTATAAACTACAAGTTCCAGCCGCGTTATCGCCGCGAGCCGAGTCTGATCAGTCTGGATAGTGGCATTCATTCCGACAGCAACTCTAATGCCAGCT CTCCACTGCCCAACAAGATGTGCCAAGGTTGTATGTCGCTGTACTGCAAGGATTGCATGGATCATCAAGAGCTGGCGCTGCGAGAAGTAGAGGGTATGCTGACGCGCCTGGAAGCTGCAGAGGCACTATACCCTTCCTCACAGGCCATGGGAGCCCTGCATCCCATTTACAAATCACAGAGCTTTGTAGGTCGCATCAAGTCCATGTGCTTATGGTATAACATTACCAAGCAAAATAAGTTGAAGCTCAGTATTCTGGGAAAAATTCTGGCAAGACTGCAGGATGAGAAGTTCTCTTGGCCGGTATGCACTTCGTCCTACATCGCCTCCGACAGCGGTAGTTCATCAGCATCAGGTGTAGAAAACGATGACTCGGCTGTCAACTCAATGGATTCATCCAAGCCACCCAGTGTGGCCGGATCAGCCTCGCGGAAGGGTGTCACACCGTGCCACAAAGTGCAATTCATGCTAAACGACGCAACTCACGTTCCAGGCGAAACATCAAGTAGTAATGA ATCCACGTCCACGGAGATAAGCCAGTGGTCCAGTGAGTGCTCTCACGGCCATTTGCGCAAGGGATCCATGCACGACATCAACATTTTCAGTGTCGAGCCGTTGGGTACATGCAGTCACAATGGAACAGGAGAGCAATCTACTGGGCTGTATCGCAAGTTCATAGAAAATGTGCTCAAAAGTCGAGGACTGGCCAAGTCGCTGGCTTTTCTACACAAGCTGCACAACGTGGCATTGTACAAGGCGCACATTGCTCTAGAAAAACCCGGAGCTGAAGACTTAGATTATGAGTCAGATGCAGAGTCCATTGAAGAAGACGTACCAAGGCTAGATCCCCAAATCAGTCGCGAACAGGTTGTGGAGCTGCGCACCTACGGCTACTGGAGCGAGGAAGCCCAATCGATAAATCTGCCCTCGTACATTCCCACCTTTGTATTTCTGAGCGGAATTCCGTTGCAGTTCATGCATGAGTTTCTGCGCATGCGTCTCGAAACGAGACCCGTTCGGCCCAATCCACTGAGCCTTGAACAGTTGATGAAGGAGCTTAGGGAGGGCTTGACCCTCGCCTTGACCCATCGAGAGCGATACCAGCGGCACATAACCACGGCGCTGGTGGAGAATGAGGCGGAACTGGGCAGTTACATTAGCATTTTAAACCACTATGATGCTACGGTGCGAAAAACATTCGAGCTGTACCTGGAGTACATAGATCAACTTGTGTTGGTTGCCGTTCCGGAGGGCAACCAGAAGTCCGTCCTTGAGAAGGAGTGGATGTTTACCAAGCTTATCAGTCCCATGATAAAGGGCATGCACACGTTAGCATCTCAAAAGTTCTGTGGCATAATCAGCAAGCTTTTGCGTAGCATTTCCGAACGCCTGGTAAAGCGCACCGTTGAGCTAGATCAACAGATCGATGGCACAGCCGACACTGACGACAACGAGGAGGTTAAATGGCAATTGCTGACCATTTGCCGAGAGACTCAATCGCTGCTTACAGTCGAACGAGAGCGCTCTATTAAGGTGCTCTTCTTTGCCAAAACCTTCTGTCGCGACGTAGAGACGACAGATTTTCATCGCGAGCACTACGAACATGACGTGGCTAACCAGCAGCATGACTTCATCTGTTCGGACGTAAAGGCGGCGTTCAAGCTGTTGCAGCAGGACGTTTTGCAGGTGCGCAACAAGTTGACGGCAATAATTGAAGGCGTGCAAAAACGGTGCTGTTTGAGCAACATGCGAGATTTGGATGAACAGGACAAACAGGCTGTTCTATCGCGCACTCGGGAGATTTTGCATCAGGGATACAAATTTGGGTTCGAGTATCACAAGGATGTCATTCGGTTGTTCGAGCAGAAGATTATGGACCAAAAGGACAGCGGTGCTCACACGGTTGATCTAGCTTTAGGAATTGTCGCTTACGCTAAGATGTGGATGCATTTCGTAATGGAGCGCTGCGAGCGTGGGCGAGGAGTGCGTCCCCGTTGGGCCTCCCAGGGACTGGAGTTTTTGATTCTTGCCTGTGATCCGCAAATCACCCAACACTTGGACGATGACGAGTTTGAGTCGCTAAAGCATCAGATGGACCGCTGTATATCGCACGTGGTTGGTATCACCTCGGAACCCGAAAAGGTCGCCAAGAAAAAGGCGTCGCCTCGCACTCGCAAGACTTCTTCGCCGGCCACTTCGCGTTCACGGACACCAACACGGACTCCAATGTCCGCTGGCATGGTTCTTAATCCGAATACACCGCCACTGCAATCACCACCGTACAACAAGTTACTGCATCCGCAGTTCAGCTTAAAGGAGGATCTATCAGGAAACTCGTTCAGTTCCGTTGAGAGTTCAGACTATGTTGATACTCCGTGTCAAAGGAGTCCCAACGGCGAGCTGCGTCTTATGGTGCCCCAGACGCCTCCTACTCCAGCATCTCCTGGAAAGAGAAGTCTAGAAAGCACACCGCTGGCCTTGCGGCAGGAGCGAGTTAGAGATGCCGTTAACCGTTTGGATATGGATCTAGAGGACGGGCTGCGCGAACGGAGGTTGATTGGACAGGTCAAATCACTTAATTCCAGCGACAAGGTGCATATAAGGGCACGTAGCGTTCATTTCCGCTGGCATCGTGGTATTAAGATCGGGCAGGGACGATTCGGCAAGGTGTACACGGCGGTGAACAATAATACTGGAGAGCTAATGGCCATGAAAGAGATCGCAATCCAGCCGGGAGAGACGCGAGCGCTTAAGAACGTGGCCGAAGAGCTAAAGATCCTGGAAGGAATAAAGCACAAAAACCTGGTGCGCTACTATGGCATCGAGGTGCACCGCGAAGAGCTGCTTATTTTCATGGAGCTGTGCTCTGAGGGCACCCTGGAGTCGCTGGTGGAGCTGACTGGCAATCTGCCGGAGGCACTTACGCGCCGATTCACCGCCCAGCTGTTGTCGGGCGTGTCTGAGCTCCACAAGCATGGTATTGTGCATCGCGACATTAAGACTGCTAACATATTCCTTGTGGACGGCAGCAACAGCCTGAAACTAGGCGATTTCGGATCAGCAGTCAAGATCCAGGCGCACACCACTGTGCCCGGCGAGCTGCAGGGCTACGTCGGCACGCAGGCTTATATGGCGCCGGAGGTGTTCACAAAGACCAACAGCGATGGCCATGGCAGGGCCGCAGATATCTGGTCGGTGGGCTGTGTGGTTGTCGAGATGGCCTCGGGCAAG CGTCCCTGGGCCCAGTTTGATTCCAACTTCCAGATCATGTTCAAGGTGGGCATGGGCGAGAAGCCGCAGGCGCCGGAAAGCCTTTCCCAGGAGGGTCACGACTTCATCGATCATTGTCTGCAGCACGATCCCAAGAATCGTTTAACGGCAGTGGAACTGTTGGAGCACAATTTTTGCAAG TACGGTCGAGACGAGTGCAGCACCGAGCAGTTGCAGATGCAGGTGCGTGGCTCCTTTCGGCGGAACGTGGCGACCAGCAGCAGCTAA
- the LOC6535607 gene encoding CDP-diacylglycerol--glycerol-3-phosphate 3-phosphatidyltransferase, mitochondrial, with translation MMLYLRRLFSQELSPAAQGDFLGCLQQAPSLLATGFPGAPALESLSWLHNLAPCFPLRGDQIQVIHEPKHFYETLVQRIGQAKRRIVLASLYLGTGQLENAMVQTLRHSLEQQSELRLNVLLDFTRGTRGTFNSKTMLLPLVRDFGSQVQLSLYHTPDLRGMTKRLAPPRWNELLGLQHMKVYLFDDAVIISGANLSNDYFTNRQDRYILIEDKPLADFYAQFIERVQEFSLQVAPDASEGLHRNWRILPYEGTKEQFIQLARKRISDLVQETFQRQARTKEQNPQADAWVFPLLEMGQIGIHHDSVVTKRLLSNCVSGSRLKLATGYFNLTQEYMDTLTHKCLAQCSILMAHPNANGFQGAKGPAGGIPAAYTLIAKSFYESLVRRKQNHRVNFFEYEKPGWTYHAKGLWYYLPEMRLPILTLIGSSNFGERSVNRDLETQVCLVTANKDLSQRLQVEADRLYDLSQMAEREIVQRPVPRWVQAVVRIFRNFF, from the exons ATGATGTTATACCTTCGCCGCCTTTTCAGCCAGGAGCTCTCTCCGGCTGCTCAGGGCGACTTTCTGGGCTGCCTGCAGCAGGCGCCCAGTCTCCTGGCCACCGGCTTCCCTGGAGCACCTGCACTGGAAAGCCTAAGTTGGTTACACAACCTAGCGCCATGCTTCCCGCTGCGAGGCGACCAAATTCAGGTCATCCACGAGCCAAAGCACTTCTACGAAACGCTGGTGCAGCGCATCGGCCAGGCCAAACGCCGTATAGTGCTGGCCAGTTTGTACCTGGGCACCGGGCAACTGGAGAACGCCATGGTTCAGACGTTGCGTCACAGCCTGGAGCAACAGTCTGAGCTGAGGCTCAACGTGCTCCTGGACTTTACACGCGGCACGCGGGGAACCTTCAACTCCAAGAccatgttgctgccactggTACGCGACTTTGGCAGCCAGGTGCAGCTCTCTCTGTACCACACGCCTGATCTGCGCGGTATGACAAAGCGACTTGCTCCGCCACGGTGGAATGAGCTTCTCGGACTACAGCACATGAAGGTCTACCTCTTCGACGATGCCGTGATCATTTCAGGCGCCAATCTGTCGAATGACTACTTTACCAACCGGCAGGATCGATACATACTCATTGAGGACAAGCCGCTGGCGGATTTTTATGCGCAGTTCATTGAACGCGTGCAGGAGTTTAGTTTGCAAGTGGCACCAGATGCCAGCGAGGGACTGCACCGAAACTGGCGAATACTGCCGTACGAGGGCACCAAGGAGCAGTTTATCCAGCTTGCCCGGAAGCGTATCTCCGACTTGGTACAGGAGACGTTTCAACGGCAGGCGCGAACTAAGGAGCAGAATCCGCAGGCGGACGCGTGGGTTTTTCCGCTGCTTGAGATGGGCCAGATAGGCATCCACCACGACAGCGTGGTGACCAAGCGGTTGCTCTCCAACTGCGTGTCTGGATCACGGCTAAAACTGGCCACTGGGTACTTCAACTTAACGCAGGAATACATGGACACGCTCACGCACAAGTGCCTAGCCCAGTGCAGCATCCTGATGGCTCATCCAAAT GCAAATGGCTTTCAGGGTGCCAAAGGACCTGCGGGCGGAATTCCGGCTGCCTACACTTTGATAGCCAAGAGTTTCTACGAGAGCCTGGTTCGCCGGAAGCAAAACCACCGCGTCAACTTCTTTGAGTACGAGAAGCCGGGCTGGACGTATCATGCTAAAGGCTTGTGGTACTACCTGCCCGAGATGCGACTGCCCATCCTCACGCTCATCGGCTCCTCGAACTTTGGGGAGCGATCGGTGAACCGCGATCTGGAGACGCAGGTGTGCCTGGTGACGGCTAATAAGGATCTGAGCCAGCGGCTGCAGGTGGAAGCTGACCGGCTGTACGATCTGTCACAGATGGCGGAGCGGGAAATTGTCCAACGTCCCGTTCCGCGATGGGTCCAGGCCGTCGTCCGCATATTCAGGAATTTCTTCTAG